One Paenibacillus riograndensis SBR5 DNA segment encodes these proteins:
- a CDS encoding GerAB/ArcD/ProY family transporter, which yields MKKEVIGPSQVFAMIVLFELGTAIVVPIGLESGHAVWLSILMALPGGVLLYLIYNDLYRQFPNLIISGYTRKILGNYIGWPLSLLYIPVLMFNGSRNLREAGDLLISASYDRTPILIINSIMVIAVMYILNKGIEVFARTAEIYFWIMMVMGLVCNGVVIIAGLVDFKNLFPLHYKDWVDALTSAYPNIWIFPFGELVCFTTVLPFLKNSGISRKMGVTAIILSGFLLCFTHAIEISVLGLDIYSRAAFPIYTTITLVNVANFIQRLDALVILTLIIGVFFKMSIYCFAAAAITADLFKVKDYRRLVVPVGVIVLISSFISVENYTSHLNEGKLFLKYFLPVICAVVPILLFLVHRIRKRFGWYREP from the coding sequence ATGAAAAAAGAGGTCATCGGCCCCAGTCAGGTATTTGCCATGATTGTGCTGTTTGAACTGGGAACCGCTATTGTGGTTCCTATTGGGCTGGAGAGCGGCCATGCGGTATGGCTGTCAATTCTGATGGCTCTGCCCGGCGGGGTTCTGCTGTATCTGATCTACAATGATCTCTACCGCCAATTTCCGAATTTGATCATCAGCGGCTATACCCGGAAAATACTTGGCAATTATATCGGCTGGCCGCTAAGCTTGCTGTATATTCCGGTGCTGATGTTCAACGGCTCCCGAAATTTGCGGGAGGCGGGAGATCTCCTGATCTCGGCCTCCTACGACAGAACACCGATCCTGATCATTAACTCCATTATGGTCATTGCTGTTATGTATATTCTGAACAAGGGAATCGAGGTGTTTGCCAGAACTGCAGAGATTTATTTTTGGATTATGATGGTCATGGGCCTGGTGTGCAATGGAGTGGTGATTATCGCGGGCCTGGTTGATTTTAAGAATCTGTTCCCCTTGCACTACAAGGATTGGGTGGATGCCTTGACTTCCGCATATCCGAACATCTGGATATTCCCTTTTGGCGAACTGGTATGCTTCACAACGGTTCTGCCCTTTTTAAAGAACTCCGGAATATCGAGAAAAATGGGCGTCACCGCGATCATTCTAAGCGGATTTCTGCTCTGCTTCACCCATGCGATTGAAATCTCCGTCCTCGGGTTGGACATTTACAGCAGAGCAGCTTTTCCCATATATACAACAATAACGCTGGTGAATGTTGCGAATTTTATCCAGCGTCTGGATGCGCTTGTGATTCTGACCCTGATTATCGGGGTTTTCTTCAAAATGTCAATTTATTGTTTTGCGGCGGCAGCAATCACAGCGGATTTGTTCAAGGTTAAAGATTACCGGAGGCTGGTGGTGCCAGTGGGTGTCATTGTATTGATCTCCTCGTTTATCAGCGTGGAGAATTACACCAGCCATTTGAATGAGGGAAAATTGTTTTTGAAGTACTTCCTCCCTGTTATTTGTGCCGTTGTACCGATTCTGCTGTTTCTTGTCCACCGCATCCGTAAGCGGTTTGGCTGGTACAGGGAGCCTTAG
- a CDS encoding spore germination protein produces MKQPEENGKSAGENAAGGAEAKKDEDPLQKKRDAERSDSLEQSIIYWQGNDNIPAKLEDTKNTLVEVMGLNSSFDVVFREMTFGGQKAALLCISGFAKDIIIDEILKRLTYLTPENISADVLASFMGEYIPHIQVEKGDVLSESITKVLSGMSVFFLEGETEVIIMDTRSYPSRNPDEPSIERVVRGARDGFTETLLSNIALVRRRVRDPGLKNELHQVGRRTRTDVCVAYIDDIVDKTQVKAVTDKIKNVNIDGIPLADKQLEEAIVGGGWNPYPMVRYSERPDAVASHLLEGRVVVFVDTSPSVMILPTTFFDLCQHAEENRQTPFMGTYLRWVRFIGIFASMFLLPLWMLLVIHPELKPPMLDFIGPQKMAKIPLLAQFLIVELGVDLLRMAAVHTPSPLGSAMGLIAAILVGDIAVKSGFFVNEVVLYMAVASIGMFATPSYELGLANRTVRLALLLAVAAFQVQGFMIGTTLLIILLTINRSYNSSYMWPFIPFNAKAMGEIIIRQPVLSSKTRPSFNKTRDNTRMPPVQEKKNKS; encoded by the coding sequence CTGAAGCAGCCGGAGGAAAACGGGAAAAGTGCAGGGGAAAATGCTGCCGGCGGGGCTGAAGCGAAGAAGGACGAAGATCCGCTCCAAAAGAAACGCGACGCTGAACGATCTGATTCTCTGGAGCAATCGATCATTTACTGGCAGGGCAATGACAACATCCCGGCTAAGCTTGAGGATACCAAAAATACACTCGTTGAGGTCATGGGTCTGAATTCATCCTTTGACGTAGTGTTCCGGGAAATGACCTTTGGCGGACAGAAGGCGGCGCTGCTGTGCATCAGCGGGTTCGCCAAGGATATCATCATCGATGAAATTCTGAAGCGCCTGACCTATCTCACTCCGGAGAATATTTCTGCGGACGTGCTGGCCAGCTTTATGGGCGAATACATTCCCCACATTCAGGTGGAGAAGGGAGACGTCCTCAGCGAGAGCATTACCAAAGTGCTGTCGGGAATGAGTGTTTTCTTCCTGGAAGGTGAAACTGAAGTTATCATCATGGACACCCGCTCCTATCCCTCGCGCAATCCGGATGAGCCGAGCATTGAACGGGTGGTGCGGGGGGCGCGCGACGGCTTCACGGAAACGCTGCTGAGCAATATTGCCCTGGTCAGAAGGCGTGTCCGGGATCCCGGGCTGAAAAATGAGCTGCATCAGGTGGGCCGCCGGACCCGCACGGATGTCTGTGTGGCCTATATTGACGATATCGTTGACAAGACCCAGGTGAAGGCTGTGACCGATAAAATTAAGAATGTGAATATCGACGGAATCCCGCTTGCGGACAAGCAGCTCGAAGAAGCGATTGTCGGCGGAGGCTGGAATCCTTATCCGATGGTGCGGTATTCAGAACGTCCGGACGCTGTCGCTTCCCATCTGCTGGAAGGCCGGGTGGTTGTATTCGTAGATACTTCCCCCAGCGTTATGATTTTGCCGACCACCTTTTTTGATTTGTGCCAACATGCGGAGGAGAACCGCCAGACACCATTTATGGGCACGTATCTGCGCTGGGTGCGGTTCATTGGGATTTTTGCTTCCATGTTCCTGCTTCCGCTCTGGATGCTGCTCGTGATCCATCCCGAGCTTAAACCGCCGATGCTTGATTTCATCGGGCCGCAGAAAATGGCCAAAATTCCGCTGCTCGCCCAGTTCCTTATTGTAGAGCTTGGGGTCGATCTCCTGCGCATGGCCGCCGTGCATACACCATCGCCACTCGGCTCGGCTATGGGCCTTATTGCGGCGATCCTGGTCGGAGATATTGCAGTAAAGAGCGGTTTTTTCGTTAATGAGGTTGTGCTCTACATGGCGGTTGCTTCCATCGGGATGTTCGCCACGCCCAGCTACGAGCTGGGGCTGGCCAACCGGACTGTCAGGCTTGCGCTGCTGCTCGCCGTGGCCGCATTCCAGGTGCAGGGCTTTATGATCGGCACAACACTGCTCATAATCCTGCTCACGATAAACCGCTCCTACAATTCATCATATATGTGGCCGTTTATACCATTTAATGCAAAGGCGATGGGGGAGATCATTATCCGCCAGCCTGTGCTTAGCTCCAAAACTCGGCCTTCCTTCAACAAAACAAGAGACAATACACGGATGCCGCCGGTTCAGGAGAAGAAAAACAAATCGTAG
- a CDS encoding PstS family phosphate ABC transporter substrate-binding protein, with product MKRSFGLNLLYTVLILIVLAVAGFIGYFITALTLGLAFYAPLIVVVACGLAAYFVMTVFQLLSPRTRNLGIAVFAGLCLLATAGYELNKAYVNSFAVVDDREVDLTQYKPFDALSKAAVLEHPASYHIHDQLPRLDGATALYPLYSAFVQAVYPEDNYDPYEINDQNIVICSSTAFAYKRLIAGDSDIIFAAAPSSAQQKEAKQAGKELKLTPIGREAFVFFVNKRNPVSSLSTDQVKDIYSGKVRNWKEVGGKHQRIRAFQREEGSGSQTMLEKIMAGRTLMTPPQEDVMDLMSGIISQTSDYRNFNNALGFSFLFYASEMNANHHIKLLAIDGVQPDKEGIRSGKYPMTTEFYAVTAGSVNPNVQPFLDWIQSAEGQELVEKTGYTSLK from the coding sequence GTGAAAAGATCCTTTGGTCTGAATCTGCTGTATACTGTCCTGATCCTAATTGTCCTTGCTGTCGCCGGATTTATCGGATACTTCATTACTGCACTAACCCTTGGACTGGCCTTCTACGCACCGCTTATCGTTGTCGTCGCCTGCGGGCTGGCTGCTTATTTTGTCATGACGGTCTTCCAGCTGCTCTCCCCCCGGACCCGGAATCTGGGCATTGCCGTTTTTGCCGGGCTTTGCCTGCTGGCCACAGCCGGATACGAGCTGAACAAAGCCTATGTCAACAGCTTCGCTGTAGTGGATGACCGGGAGGTTGACCTTACGCAGTACAAGCCGTTCGACGCCCTCTCCAAGGCCGCGGTTCTGGAGCATCCCGCATCCTACCATATCCATGACCAGCTTCCGCGTCTGGATGGAGCAACGGCGCTTTACCCGCTCTATTCCGCTTTTGTACAGGCGGTGTACCCGGAAGACAATTACGATCCCTATGAAATTAATGATCAGAACATCGTTATATGCTCTTCTACCGCCTTTGCTTACAAACGGCTGATTGCCGGGGACAGCGACATTATTTTTGCCGCAGCCCCCTCTTCCGCCCAGCAAAAAGAGGCCAAGCAGGCGGGCAAAGAGCTGAAGCTCACGCCGATCGGACGCGAAGCGTTTGTCTTCTTTGTCAACAAGCGCAACCCGGTGTCTTCCCTGAGCACGGATCAGGTGAAAGACATTTATTCCGGCAAAGTGAGGAACTGGAAAGAGGTTGGCGGTAAACATCAACGCATCCGCGCCTTTCAGCGGGAAGAGGGCAGCGGCAGTCAGACCATGCTGGAGAAAATCATGGCTGGGCGAACGCTGATGACACCCCCGCAGGAGGATGTAATGGATTTGATGAGCGGCATCATCAGCCAGACCTCCGACTACCGCAACTTCAACAATGCGCTGGGCTTCAGCTTTTTGTTCTATGCCTCGGAGATGAATGCGAATCATCACATCAAGCTGCTGGCCATCGATGGTGTACAGCCTGACAAAGAGGGCATACGCAGCGGAAAATATCCGATGACCACCGAATTTTATGCCGTAACTGCAGGAAGCGTGAATCCGAATGTCCAGCCGTTTCTGGACTGGATTCAATCGGCTGAGGGGCAGGAGCTGGTAGAGAAGACGGGGTATACCTCGTTGAAGTAG
- a CDS encoding carboxylesterase/lipase family protein — MTATLVTTLYGKLQGAEEEGVKVWRGIPFAAPPVGKLRFRAPQPPQPWDSVREALAFSPVSHQPASTSSTRFGGLSPEYSEDCLYLNVWSPAEAGESLPVMVWIHGGTFVTGAGSQPMFDGACMARNGKVVLVTVNYRLGPFGFLHLSPFGGGLASNAGLLDQIAALEWVQGNIAAFGGNPQRVTVFGESAGSMSIAALLAMPAAAGLFAGAIMESGAAQSLPPQQAQEIAAALLAELGLAPGSGLELLDHLPAEQIMEAAARMTYKLSGEALSMFFQPVVEPATLPADPAEAVAGGAARGIPLLIGTNLHEGNLFFREERPGESFEQSLKSLELLMGIDDLAELAGGYPKSWEGQAAFLTDLFFWGSSIAFAESQSAAAPVWMYRFDWTVEGHPLLEKAVHGAEILYVFGNLHLLKQYGLTVTPEMQRLSEVMQKTWTAFAHHGNPSLADLEWPQYRTDSRATLIFDGETRVVQDPDADKRRRLFAAQANWPKVFSAGASDSRG; from the coding sequence ATGACAGCAACCCTGGTCACTACTTTATATGGAAAGCTTCAAGGGGCGGAGGAGGAGGGCGTGAAGGTGTGGCGCGGGATTCCTTTTGCCGCTCCGCCAGTCGGGAAGCTGCGGTTTCGTGCACCACAGCCGCCGCAGCCGTGGGATTCCGTCAGAGAGGCGCTGGCGTTCAGTCCTGTCAGCCATCAGCCCGCGAGCACCAGCAGCACCCGGTTTGGCGGATTATCTCCGGAATACTCTGAAGACTGTCTATACCTGAATGTCTGGTCGCCTGCAGAAGCCGGGGAGAGCCTGCCGGTGATGGTCTGGATACACGGAGGGACCTTTGTGACCGGGGCAGGAAGCCAGCCGATGTTCGACGGTGCCTGCATGGCCCGTAACGGCAAGGTTGTTCTGGTTACGGTGAATTACCGGCTGGGACCGTTCGGATTTCTGCATCTGTCCCCATTTGGCGGGGGCCTTGCCTCCAATGCAGGCCTCCTGGACCAGATTGCCGCCCTGGAATGGGTACAGGGAAATATTGCCGCCTTCGGGGGAAATCCGCAGCGCGTTACCGTCTTTGGGGAATCCGCAGGCAGCATGAGCATCGCTGCACTGCTGGCGATGCCTGCCGCGGCCGGCCTGTTCGCAGGCGCGATCATGGAGAGCGGTGCCGCCCAGAGCCTGCCGCCGCAGCAGGCCCAGGAGATCGCCGCCGCGCTGCTGGCTGAGCTGGGGCTTGCGCCAGGCAGCGGCCTTGAGCTTCTGGACCACCTTCCGGCGGAGCAGATTATGGAGGCTGCGGCGCGGATGACCTATAAGCTGTCCGGTGAAGCGCTCAGCATGTTTTTTCAGCCGGTTGTGGAGCCTGCCACTTTGCCGGCCGATCCTGCTGAAGCTGTAGCGGGCGGAGCGGCACGCGGGATTCCGCTGCTGATCGGCACCAACCTTCATGAAGGGAACCTGTTTTTCCGGGAAGAACGCCCGGGTGAGAGCTTCGAGCAGTCACTGAAATCGCTGGAGCTGCTGATGGGCATTGACGATCTGGCAGAGCTTGCCGGCGGTTACCCTAAGTCCTGGGAGGGACAGGCAGCGTTTCTGACCGACCTTTTTTTCTGGGGCAGCTCAATTGCCTTCGCAGAGAGCCAGTCTGCGGCAGCACCTGTGTGGATGTACCGCTTCGACTGGACGGTTGAAGGCCACCCGCTGCTGGAAAAGGCGGTTCACGGCGCTGAAATTCTGTACGTGTTCGGCAACCTGCATCTGCTGAAGCAATACGGTTTGACGGTTACGCCGGAAATGCAAAGGCTGTCCGAGGTGATGCAGAAGACCTGGACGGCGTTTGCGCATCACGGGAACCCTTCCCTTGCTGATCTGGAATGGCCGCAGTACAGAACGGACTCGCGTGCAACCCTGATCTTTGACGGAGAGACGCGGGTGGTGCAGGACCCGGATGCGGACAAACGCCGGCGTTTGTTTGCTGCGCAGGCCAATTGGCCTAAGGTTTTTTCCGCCGGGGCCAGCGATTCACGGGGCTGA
- a CDS encoding GNAT family N-acetyltransferase: protein MFVSFETGDMVLQSEAFMQEEVRYNLIHRITEYPEAIRLTTADRKLIFTQSQGHNPWLWVSGELHEGQQTKLVQLLAEWVRTYEFPGISAQPETAKTFAEAFCGGQGKLYHTHMMLEAYQCLMVRKPAGVRGSLEQAKAEHVPVIAGFLAGFMKDAFGERLRAEDFLKIAAEDAASGNLYLWTEEHTPVSMAKITHRSARHARINDVYTPSVHRKQGYASALVAALCGRLLDEGLTPVLYADGKNPDSNKVYQSIGFQHAGQIADLKFD, encoded by the coding sequence ATGTTTGTGAGCTTTGAGACAGGGGATATGGTGCTGCAAAGTGAGGCGTTCATGCAGGAGGAGGTGCGGTATAATCTGATCCACCGGATTACCGAATATCCCGAAGCGATCCGGCTGACCACGGCAGACCGCAAGCTGATTTTTACGCAATCCCAGGGACATAATCCCTGGCTGTGGGTGTCTGGAGAACTTCACGAAGGACAGCAGACCAAACTGGTGCAGCTACTGGCGGAATGGGTGCGGACTTATGAATTTCCGGGGATTTCTGCACAGCCGGAGACGGCGAAGACGTTTGCGGAAGCTTTTTGCGGAGGCCAGGGCAAGCTCTACCATACGCATATGATGCTTGAGGCTTATCAGTGCCTGATGGTGCGGAAGCCTGCTGGAGTCAGGGGGAGCCTGGAGCAGGCCAAGGCTGAGCATGTTCCGGTGATTGCCGGTTTTTTGGCCGGGTTCATGAAGGATGCGTTTGGCGAAAGGCTCCGGGCGGAGGATTTTTTGAAGATTGCAGCGGAGGATGCCGCATCCGGCAATCTGTATTTGTGGACGGAAGAGCATACTCCTGTATCGATGGCCAAAATCACGCATCGTTCCGCCAGACATGCACGGATTAATGATGTATATACCCCTTCCGTCCACCGCAAGCAGGGCTATGCCAGCGCATTGGTTGCCGCCCTGTGCGGCCGGCTGCTGGACGAAGGGTTAACACCGGTGCTCTATGCGGACGGCAAAAATCCGGACTCCAACAAGGTCTATCAGTCGATCGGCTTTCAGCACGCGGGCCAAATTGCAGATCTCAAGTTTGACTAA
- a CDS encoding AI-2E family transporter — MERLQVWPEKFKKFFLNNRFVVTLLIVLLIGVNILVFAKIPFIFKPISVLLHTVAAPLLLSGIAYYLLNPLVDRMEKRSKIRRPYGIVILFLLIAGIITLILLTVIPMIRTQLVGLIDNFPKYSDQIQQEFIDLTGSKLFEQIQENVGTDFTDITSKVTTWGTSFLNNAVSGVGNFVGALTEIVLALVTTPFILFYLLRDGKRLPDYLMRFIPTALRPQTRMVMSEMNSQVASYIRGQIIVSCCIGALLYIGYLIIGLEYSLVLAIVAACTAVVPYLGPAIAITPALIVALVTSPFMLLKMVCVWTAVQLIEGKFISPQIMGKTLKIHPITIIFVIIFAGKMFGVLGIILAVPGYAVLKVVVTHVFQWFRFRSGLYKQIEETKE, encoded by the coding sequence ATGGAGAGGCTGCAGGTATGGCCGGAGAAGTTCAAAAAGTTTTTTCTCAATAACCGATTTGTGGTAACCCTGCTGATTGTGCTGCTGATCGGAGTAAACATTCTGGTGTTTGCCAAAATTCCTTTTATCTTCAAGCCGATTTCAGTCCTGCTGCATACCGTGGCCGCACCGCTGCTGCTGTCGGGAATTGCCTACTATCTGTTGAATCCGCTGGTTGACCGGATGGAGAAAAGGAGCAAAATCAGACGCCCTTACGGCATCGTCATTCTATTTCTGCTTATCGCCGGTATCATAACGCTGATCCTGCTTACGGTAATACCTATGATCCGCACCCAGCTGGTTGGACTGATCGATAATTTTCCTAAATACAGTGACCAGATTCAGCAGGAATTTATCGACTTGACCGGCAGTAAGCTGTTCGAACAAATTCAGGAGAATGTTGGGACGGATTTCACTGACATCACAAGCAAAGTAACCACATGGGGGACCTCTTTCCTGAACAATGCCGTGAGCGGCGTCGGGAATTTCGTAGGGGCGCTGACGGAAATTGTGCTGGCCTTGGTGACTACTCCCTTTATTCTGTTCTACCTGCTGCGCGACGGCAAAAGGCTGCCGGATTATCTGATGAGATTTATCCCGACCGCACTGCGGCCCCAGACCCGCATGGTCATGTCGGAGATGAACAGCCAGGTGGCTTCCTATATCCGCGGGCAGATTATTGTCAGCTGCTGTATCGGCGCCTTGCTCTACATCGGATATTTGATTATCGGACTCGAATATTCGCTGGTGCTGGCGATTGTCGCTGCCTGTACAGCGGTCGTCCCCTATCTGGGTCCGGCAATTGCGATTACACCGGCCTTGATCGTTGCACTGGTGACTTCTCCGTTCATGCTGCTGAAAATGGTGTGCGTGTGGACCGCAGTCCAACTGATTGAAGGCAAGTTCATTTCCCCGCAAATCATGGGCAAAACGCTGAAAATTCATCCGATTACGATTATATTTGTCATTATTTTTGCCGGTAAAATGTTCGGAGTGCTCGGAATCATTCTGGCTGTGCCGGGCTATGCTGTGCTGAAAGTGGTCGTTACCCATGTCTTCCAGTGGTTCCGCTTCCGCTCAGGACTCTATAAACAAATTGAAGAAACCAAGGAATAA
- a CDS encoding stage V sporulation protein AA, whose protein sequence is MTAHSAPAIYIQLKNRVTVPKGKGVLLRDVAYLITDPEWREPLYSLLLLDPVQSDGNLILIDLLTVIPKIHELVPGADIQPIGEGRTLVQIEGPVEARKPSIALFVLVWLLLFFGSALTIMNFHADVSMLEVQVRIVEMLTGRRDEHPYVFQIAYSLGIGFGMVIFFNHLFKKKWNEEPTPLEVEMFLYQKNIDHYVVNEEYSKMKNNGDESSRRPGRGKRL, encoded by the coding sequence ATGACTGCCCATTCGGCTCCCGCTATTTACATACAGCTCAAAAACCGGGTGACGGTGCCCAAAGGCAAAGGTGTTCTACTGCGTGATGTGGCCTACCTCATTACCGATCCGGAGTGGAGGGAGCCGCTGTATTCACTGCTGCTGCTGGACCCTGTCCAAAGCGACGGCAACCTGATCCTGATTGATCTGCTGACGGTCATTCCCAAGATCCATGAGCTTGTGCCCGGAGCAGACATTCAGCCGATCGGCGAAGGTCGGACGCTGGTGCAGATTGAAGGGCCTGTGGAAGCGCGCAAGCCGTCCATTGCCTTGTTTGTGCTGGTCTGGCTGCTGCTGTTCTTCGGCTCTGCTTTGACGATTATGAATTTCCATGCGGATGTCAGCATGCTGGAGGTGCAGGTCAGGATTGTGGAGATGCTGACGGGCCGCCGGGACGAGCATCCGTATGTCTTTCAAATTGCCTATTCCCTGGGCATCGGATTTGGCATGGTGATTTTTTTCAACCATCTTTTTAAGAAAAAATGGAATGAAGAGCCAACTCCGCTTGAAGTGGAAATGTTCCTTTACCAAAAAAATATTGACCACTATGTAGTCAACGAGGAGTACAGCAAAATGAAAAACAATGGCGATGAATCCTCCAGACGGCCGGGGAGGGGGAAAAGGTTATGA
- a CDS encoding stage V sporulation protein AB: MTAQLSLGLHLLLGIAGGIAVGGGVIALFIVLDMVPRLAQLTSSYDKVHWYEGAMVGGSLLGTMSDFWNWRISAGPLVELGVGLFDGVFVGMLAAALTEVLNVLPILAKRLRMTHLLFGLLMAMVCGKVAGSLFDWFVYQQ, from the coding sequence ATGACCGCACAGCTGTCGCTGGGGCTGCATCTGCTGCTGGGGATTGCCGGAGGCATTGCGGTGGGCGGCGGGGTAATCGCTCTTTTCATTGTACTGGACATGGTGCCACGGCTGGCCCAGCTGACATCCTCCTACGATAAAGTGCATTGGTATGAAGGAGCAATGGTCGGGGGCTCCCTGCTCGGCACCATGTCTGATTTCTGGAATTGGCGGATTTCCGCCGGGCCGCTGGTAGAGCTGGGAGTAGGCTTGTTTGACGGGGTATTTGTGGGGATGCTGGCCGCGGCGCTGACCGAAGTGCTGAATGTGCTGCCCATCCTGGCCAAGCGTCTCCGTATGACCCATCTGCTCTTCGGGCTGCTGATGGCGATGGTCTGCGGCAAGGTGGCCGGCTCTTTGTTTGATTGGTTTGTATACCAACAGTAG
- a CDS encoding (2Fe-2S) ferredoxin domain-containing protein, with the protein MIRKQGISVQKGGAAVMTTWNLQGTLSHLLICGGSSCRKNAGEEVAEAIEDEIEKQGAASKIHTTVTECNGRCSDACIVIAYPEGVWYREMTPKAGKKLVRKMLKGKQLEDHILYTYDGGLQAQTGKGAKGKKKK; encoded by the coding sequence ATGATCCGTAAACAGGGTATAAGTGTTCAGAAGGGGGGCGCGGCAGTCATGACGACCTGGAATTTGCAAGGAACGCTCAGCCATCTGCTGATCTGCGGCGGCAGCAGCTGCAGGAAGAATGCAGGCGAAGAAGTGGCGGAAGCCATTGAGGATGAGATTGAGAAGCAAGGGGCTGCAAGCAAAATACATACCACCGTAACCGAATGCAACGGGAGATGTTCGGATGCCTGTATCGTGATCGCTTATCCGGAAGGCGTATGGTATAGGGAAATGACGCCCAAGGCAGGTAAAAAACTGGTGCGGAAGATGCTCAAGGGGAAGCAGCTTGAAGATCATATCCTCTATACCTACGATGGCGGCCTGCAGGCACAGACCGGAAAAGGCGCCAAGGGTAAAAAGAAAAAATAA
- a CDS encoding DMT family transporter, with product MSQATASSSGVRTAPLRSGFWLVVLGAALWGVDPLFRIILLKSLTSSQIVLLEHVVLFLAAAPVLWRHRAELKGVRLRQAAALLIVSWGGSAVATILFTKALASGDFNAVLLLQKLQPLFAIGLAAVILKERLPKNFGPLIIVALAGTYLLTFGWTIPFGHVNSFISISSLMALGAAALWGGSTVMGRYLLGSMKYETVTSLRFILALPLLFVITSMEGAPWQIHGGLGTSAAIGINLLLQALLPGLLSMLLYYKGLNTTKASYATLAELSFPMTGILINWVVYHQLVTLPQIIGFALIWTALFFISSQQSRQAVPASLELSQTNQRSA from the coding sequence ATGAGTCAAGCTACTGCTTCATCTTCAGGAGTCCGCACAGCGCCGCTGCGCAGCGGATTCTGGCTGGTCGTCCTGGGCGCGGCGCTGTGGGGTGTCGACCCGCTGTTCCGCATTATCCTGCTGAAATCACTGACCTCGTCACAGATTGTGCTGCTGGAGCATGTCGTGCTCTTTCTGGCAGCAGCCCCTGTGCTCTGGCGCCACCGCGCCGAACTGAAGGGAGTCCGGCTGCGTCAGGCTGCGGCACTGCTGATTGTATCGTGGGGCGGCTCTGCCGTGGCTACGATTCTGTTCACCAAGGCCTTGGCGAGCGGAGACTTCAATGCGGTTCTTCTGCTGCAAAAGCTGCAGCCGCTGTTCGCTATCGGCCTGGCCGCTGTCATTCTGAAAGAACGCCTGCCCAAAAACTTCGGGCCGCTGATTATCGTCGCCCTGGCGGGAACCTATCTGCTGACCTTCGGCTGGACCATTCCCTTCGGGCATGTGAACAGCTTCATCAGCATCAGCAGCCTGATGGCGCTGGGAGCAGCCGCGTTATGGGGCGGTTCTACGGTTATGGGACGATACCTGCTGGGTTCCATGAAGTACGAGACGGTGACTTCACTGCGCTTTATCCTGGCGCTGCCTTTGCTGTTCGTGATTACGAGCATGGAGGGAGCCCCTTGGCAGATCCATGGCGGCCTGGGCACATCTGCAGCCATTGGGATCAATCTGCTGCTGCAGGCGCTGCTGCCCGGACTGCTCAGCATGCTGCTCTATTACAAAGGCCTTAACACTACCAAAGCTTCCTATGCAACGTTAGCCGAGCTCAGCTTTCCGATGACGGGCATCCTGATCAACTGGGTTGTCTACCACCAGCTTGTCACCTTGCCGCAAATTATCGGCTTTGCGCTGATCTGGACGGCACTGTTCTTCATTTCAAGCCAGCAGAGCCGGCAGGCTGTCCCGGCTAGCCTGGAATTATCCCAAACGAATCAACGCAGCGCCTGA